One window of the Rosa rugosa chromosome 3, drRosRugo1.1, whole genome shotgun sequence genome contains the following:
- the LOC133738925 gene encoding sodium/proton antiporter 1 isoform X1 has translation MASLSFGAHMPQSHHQFKKSSRRFLSQTQSLAPFGSSLRGFRGPRLLGNGMLVRAEEKARGSGQLPKAQSQSEKELQELTPSSGSCDPLCSVDETSSSDFEASYKPKTDLLKAIAIFAAAAAGTVAINHSWVAANQDVAMTLLFGIGYAGIIFEESLAFNKSGVGLIMAVCLWIVRSIGAPSTDIAVAELQHASAEVSEIVFFLLGAMTIVEIVDSHQGFKLVTDNITTRKPRTLLWVVGFVTFFLSSILDNLTSTIVMVSLLRKLVPPSDFRKLLGGVVVIAANAGGAWTPIGDVTTTMLWIHGQISTVETMKGLFIPSVVSLAVPLALLSLTSEASGDGPDTSNVMASEQMAPRGQLVFSVGIGALIFVPVFKSLTGLPPYMGMLLGLGVLWILTDAIHYGESERQRLKVPQALSRIDTQGALFFLGILLSVSSLEAAGILRELANYLDAHIPNIELIASSIGIVSAIIDNVPLVAAAMGMYDVASFPQDSEFWQLVAYCAGTGGSMLVIGSAAGVAFMGMEKVDFFWYFRKVSGFAFAGYAAGIAAYLAAQNLHISIPTTVAQVPFLSGS, from the exons ATGGCTTCCCTCTCATTTGGGGCCCATATGCCCCAGTCCCACCACCAATTCAAGAAAAGCTCGCGGCGGTTTCTCTCTCAGACCCAAAGCTTAGCTCCTTTTGGTTCGTCTTTGCGTGGATTCAGAGGCCCAAGATTGCTGGGCAATGGAATGTTGGTCAGAGCTGAAGAGAAAGCCAGAGGTTCGGGTCAGCTGCCCAAAGCTCAGTCCCAGTCTGAGAAAGAGTTGCAG GAGTTGACACCAAGTTCTGGATCATGTGATCCTTTATGTTCGGTTGACGAAACAAGTTCAAGTGATTTTGAGGCCAGTTACAAGCCAAAGACTGATTTGCTGAAAGCTATAGCAATATTTGCGGCAGCTGCAGCAGGGACAGTGGCAATTAACCACTCATGGGTTGCTGCTAATCAG GATGTTGCCATGACACTGCTATTTGGAATAGGATATGCGGGCATTATTTTTGAAGAATCTCTGGCATTCAACAAGAGTGGAGTAGGTTTGATAATGGCTGTATGCTTGTGGATAGTGAGAAGTATTGGT GCTCCTTCAACTGATATAGCTGTTGCAGAGTTACAACATGCATCTGCTGAAGTCAGTGAAATAGTGTTTTTCTTGCTTGGTGCAATGACAATTGTAGAGATAGTTGATTCTCATCAAGGATTTAAGCTGGTCACTGACAATATAACTACTCGAAAGCCAAGAACACTCCTCTGGGTG GTTGGTTTTGTGACTTTCTTCCTTAGTTCAATTCTTGACAACCTGACGTCTACCATTGTCATGGTCTCTTTATTGCGAAAACTAGTGCCTCCCTCAGACTTCCGGAA GCTTTTAGGAGGAGTTGTTGTCATAGCTGCAAATGCTGGTGGTGCGTGGACTCCTATTGGTGATGTTACCACCACTATGTTATGGATACATGGTCAGATATCAACAGTGGAGACAATGAAG GGATTATTTATACCATCAGTCGTTTCTCTTGCTGTTCCGCTGGCACTTTTGTCCCTTACAAG TGAAGCAAGTGGTGATGGACCAGACACATCCAATGTTATGGCATCTGAACAGATGGCTCCCCGGGGACAGCTTGTTTTCTCTGTAGGCATCGGAGCTTTGATTTTTGTTCCGGTTTTCAAGTCCCTAACTGGTTTGCCTCCTTACATGGGTATGCTGCTGGGACTTGGAGTCCTTTGGATTCTGACTGATGCAATCCACTATGGTGAATCGGAAAGACAAAGGTTGAAAGTACCACAGGCTTTGTCACGGATTGACACTCAAGGAGCACTTTTCTTCCTTGGAATTCTTTTATCTGTTAGCAG CCTGGAGGCGGCAGGAATTCTTCGGGAATTAGCAAACTACCTGGATGCTCATATTCCCAATATTGAACTGATTGCAAGTTCAATAGGAATTGTCTCAGCAATTATAGACAATGTTCCACTGGTTGCTGCAGCTATGGGGATGTACGATGTCGCCTCTTTTCCCCAGGACTCTGAGTTTTGGCAGCTGGTTGCATATTGtgctggtactggtggatccatgcTTGTTATTGGTTCTGCAGCCGGAGTTGCTTTTATGGGGATGGAAAAGGTGGACTTCTTCTGGTACTTTCGCAAG GTGAGTGGGTTTGCTTTTGCGGGTTATGCTGCTGGTATTGCAGCCTATTTAGCAGCTCAAAACCTCCACATCTCGATACCAACAACCGTAGCTCAGGTTCCTTTCCTTTCTGGATCCTGA
- the LOC133737144 gene encoding uncharacterized protein LOC133737144, with product MAVAQVSASLSVSIRDASAISSASPVRLPVLNFGRTGTAFATGSPLIIRTCHQRKETGRSMALSVRSEQSTKEGGLDVWLGRLGMVGFTAAIGVEIATGKGLLENFGLTSPLPTAALAVTALVGVLTAVFIFQSGSEKFLILLFPGVLNRILFYSVHLLHKLQLLLSPSGLCFDLKRSLSLCFFIYKLIGFPTQFPSLVIVLLLITSFFWFVGMGGAISRLAKRFFPKNGVRILMVGLDASGKTTILYKLKLGEIVSSVPTIGFNVETIEYKNITFTVWDVGGQDKIRPLWRHYFKNTQGLIFTVDSNDRERIPEARNELHRILSESELSNAVVLVLANKQDLPNAMCATEVADKLALHLLGQHSWYIQSTSATSGQGLYEGLDWLSNTISTTNK from the exons ATGGCTGTGGCTCAGGTCTCTGCTTCTCTCTCAGTTTCCATCAGAG ATGCAAGTGCAATTAGCTCAGCCAGTCCTGTTCGGCTTCCTGTCTTGAATTTCGGTAGAACTGGGACGGCCTTTGCTACTGGTTCTCCTCTCA TCATTAGGACATGTCATCAAAGGAAGGAGACTGGAAGATCAATGGCACTTTCCGTAAGGAGTGAGCAAAGCACCAAGGAGGGCGGTTTGGATGTATGGCTTGGCCGGCTTGGGATGGTTGGGTTTACTGCGGCTATTGGTGTCGAGATAGCAACAGGGAAGGGACTTCTAGAG AACTTTGGGCTCACAAGTCCCCTACCTACCGCTGCTTTGGCTGTTACAGCATTGGTGGGAGTTTTAACAGCAGTTTTCATTTTCCAGTCTGGCTCAGAAA aatTTCTCATTTTATTATTTCCCGGTGTTCTTAATAGAATCTTATTCTATTCTGTTCACCTTTTGCATAAGCTACAGCTACTATTGTCCCCTTCTGGTCTTTGCTTTGATCTCAAGagatctctttctctctgcttCTTTATATATAAACTGATAGGTTTTCCTACTCAGTTCCCAAGTCTTGTAATTGTTTTACTCCTGATTActtctttcttttggtttgTTGGAATGGGTGGAGCCATTTCTAGACTTGCAAAGAGGTTCTTTCCAAAGAATGGAGTGAGGATATTAATGGTGGGTCTTGATGCTTCCGGAAAGACTACCATCCTCTACAAGCTAAAACTAGGAGAGATTGTTTCATCAGTACCCACAATTG GTTTCAATGTGGAGACAATAGAGTACAAGAACATCACCTTCACTGTTTGGGATGTTGGAGGACAAGACAAG ATAAGGCCTTTGTGGAGGCATTACTTTAAGAACACTCAAGGACTTATATTTACTGTGGACAGCAATGACAGGGAACGAATCCCAGAAGCTCGCAATGAGCTTCATCGTATTCTAAGCGAG AGTGAACTCAGCAATGCAGTAGTCCTGGTCCTAGCTAATAAGCAGGACCTTCCAAATGCTATGTGCGCTACCGAGGTTGCTGATAAACTTGCACTCCACTTACTTGGTCAACATTCCTG GTACATCCAAAGTACTTCTGCAACCTCTGGCCAAGGACTCTATGAAGGTCTCGATTGGCTATCTAATACCATCAGTACTACCAATAAATGA
- the LOC133738924 gene encoding D-3-phosphoglycerate dehydrogenase 1, chloroplastic-like encodes MATSASQTLRTPFLRNPTSSLSLSSKTPLPFAFSLPSRRRLASPILVVVLSAARLDAKPTVLVAEKLGEAGLDLLKEFANVDCSYNLSPEELCTKISLCDALIVRSGTKVSREVFESSGGRLKVVGRAGVGIDNVDLGAATEFGCLVVNAPTANTVAAAEHGIALLTAMARNVAQADASVKAGKWQRNKYVGVSLVGKTLAVMGFGKVGSEVARRAKGLGMHVIAHDPYAPADRARAIGVELVSFDEALATADFISLHMPLTAATNKVLNDETFAKMKKGVRIVNVARGGVIDEDALVKALDSGIVAQAALDVFTVEPPPQGNNLVLHERVTATPHLGASTMEAQEGVAIEIAEAVVGALKGELAATAVNAPMVPAEVLAELKPYVELAEKLGRLAVQLVAGGSGVKNVKVSYASARAPDDLDTRLLRAMITKGLIEPISSVFVNLVNADFTAKQRGLRITEERTILDGSPESPLDSIQVQIANVESKFASAISDSGEIKVEGRVKDGVPHLTRVGSFEVDVSLEGSIILCRQVDQPGMIGLVGSILGEENVNVSFMSVGRIAPRKQAVMAIGVDDQPSKQSLKRIGDVPAIEEFVFLKL; translated from the exons ATGGCCACGTCAGCATCCCAAACCCTCCGCACCCCATTTCTCCGCAACCCTACTTCCtcgctttctctctcctccaagaCCCCCCTCCCCTTCGCCTTCTCCCTCCCCTCCCGCCGCCGCCTCGCCTCGCCGATACTCGTCGTGGTCCTCTCCgcggccaggctcgacgccaagccgacggtttTGGTCGccgagaagctcggcgaggccgggctGGACCTGTTGAAGGAGTTCGCGAATGTGGACTGCTCGTATAACCTGAGCCCCGAGGAGCTCTGCACCAAGATCTCGCTCTGCGACGCGTTGATTGTCCGGAGCGGGACGAAGGTCAGCCGCGAGGTGTTTGAGTCCTCCGGCGGGAGGTTGAAGGTGGTCGGGAGAGCCGGCGTGGGGATTGATAATGTGGATCTGGGCGCCGCGACTGAGTTTGGTTGTTTGGTGGTTAATGCTCCGACGGCCAACACCGTCGCCGCGGCGGAGCATGGGATTGCTCTCCTCACCGCCATGGCTCGCAACGTGGCTCAGGCTGATGCTTCTGTTAAAGCTG GTAAATGGCAGCGAAACAAGTATGTGGGAGTTTCGCTTGTTGGGAAGACCCTGGCTGTGATGGGATTTGGAAAGGTTGGATCTGAAGTGGCCCGTCGTGCTAAGGGGCTTGGTATGCATGTGATTGCACACGACCCTTATGCCCCGGCGGATCGTGCTCGTGCCATTGGTGTGGAGCTTGTGAGCTTCGATGAGGCTTTGGCCACTGCTGATTTCATCTCCCTGCATATGCCTCTCACTGCTGCTACAAATAAGGTTCTCAACGACGAGACGTTTGCAAAGATGAAGAAAGGAGTGAGAATTGTGAATGTTGCACGTGGTGGTGTTATCGACGAAGATGCACTGGTCAAGGCACTTGATTCGGGAATTGTTGCTCAG GCTGCTCTTGATGTGTTTACTGTGGAGCCACCGCCACAGGGCAACAATTTGGTGTTGCATGAGAGAGTTACTGCCACCCCTCATCTTGGTGCTAGTACCATGGAAGCACAG GAAGGAGTGGCCATTGAAATTGCTGAAGCCGTCGTTGGAGCCTTAAAAGGCGAGCTTGCTGCCACTGCAGTCAATGCACCAATGGTTCCCGCTGAG GTTTTGGCGGAACTGAAGCCTTATGTCGAACTTGCTGAGAAACTTGGGAGACTGGCTGTCCAGTTAGTGGCAGGAGGCAGTGGTGTGAAGAATGTAAAGGTTTCATATGCTTCAGCTAGAGCTCCTGATGACCTTGACACTAGACTTCTTCGAGCCATGATTACTAAGGGTCTCATTGAGCCAATATCCAGTGTTTTCGTGAATCTGGTCAATGCTGATTTCACTGCTAAACAGAGAGGACTCAGGATAACAGAAGAGCGGACCATTCTAGATGGTTCACCTGAGAGTCCCTTAGACTCCATCCAAGTTCAGATTGCCAATGTGGAATCCAAATTTGCCAGTGCCATATCAGACAGTGGGGAGATAAAGGTGGAGGGTCGGGTTAAGGATGGGGTTCCCCACTTGACGAGGGTTGGATCTTTTGAAGTTGATGTGAGCTTGGAAGGTAGTATTATACTCTGCAGACAGGTTGATCAGCCGGGTATGATAGGATTGGTTGGAAGCATTTTAGGAGAGGAGAATGTGAACGTTAGTTTCATGAGTGTCGGAAGAATTGCCCCAAGAAAGCAGGCTGTCATGGCAATTGGTGTGGATGACCAACCCAGCAAGCAATCTTTGAAAAGGATTGGGGATGTTCCAGCCATTGAAGAGTTTGTTTTCCTCAAGTTGTAG
- the LOC133738925 gene encoding sodium/proton antiporter 1 isoform X2: MTLLFGIGYAGIIFEESLAFNKSGVGLIMAVCLWIVRSIGAPSTDIAVAELQHASAEVSEIVFFLLGAMTIVEIVDSHQGFKLVTDNITTRKPRTLLWVVGFVTFFLSSILDNLTSTIVMVSLLRKLVPPSDFRKLLGGVVVIAANAGGAWTPIGDVTTTMLWIHGQISTVETMKGLFIPSVVSLAVPLALLSLTSEASGDGPDTSNVMASEQMAPRGQLVFSVGIGALIFVPVFKSLTGLPPYMGMLLGLGVLWILTDAIHYGESERQRLKVPQALSRIDTQGALFFLGILLSVSSLEAAGILRELANYLDAHIPNIELIASSIGIVSAIIDNVPLVAAAMGMYDVASFPQDSEFWQLVAYCAGTGGSMLVIGSAAGVAFMGMEKVDFFWYFRKVSGFAFAGYAAGIAAYLAAQNLHISIPTTVAQVPFLSGS, encoded by the exons ATGACACTGCTATTTGGAATAGGATATGCGGGCATTATTTTTGAAGAATCTCTGGCATTCAACAAGAGTGGAGTAGGTTTGATAATGGCTGTATGCTTGTGGATAGTGAGAAGTATTGGT GCTCCTTCAACTGATATAGCTGTTGCAGAGTTACAACATGCATCTGCTGAAGTCAGTGAAATAGTGTTTTTCTTGCTTGGTGCAATGACAATTGTAGAGATAGTTGATTCTCATCAAGGATTTAAGCTGGTCACTGACAATATAACTACTCGAAAGCCAAGAACACTCCTCTGGGTG GTTGGTTTTGTGACTTTCTTCCTTAGTTCAATTCTTGACAACCTGACGTCTACCATTGTCATGGTCTCTTTATTGCGAAAACTAGTGCCTCCCTCAGACTTCCGGAA GCTTTTAGGAGGAGTTGTTGTCATAGCTGCAAATGCTGGTGGTGCGTGGACTCCTATTGGTGATGTTACCACCACTATGTTATGGATACATGGTCAGATATCAACAGTGGAGACAATGAAG GGATTATTTATACCATCAGTCGTTTCTCTTGCTGTTCCGCTGGCACTTTTGTCCCTTACAAG TGAAGCAAGTGGTGATGGACCAGACACATCCAATGTTATGGCATCTGAACAGATGGCTCCCCGGGGACAGCTTGTTTTCTCTGTAGGCATCGGAGCTTTGATTTTTGTTCCGGTTTTCAAGTCCCTAACTGGTTTGCCTCCTTACATGGGTATGCTGCTGGGACTTGGAGTCCTTTGGATTCTGACTGATGCAATCCACTATGGTGAATCGGAAAGACAAAGGTTGAAAGTACCACAGGCTTTGTCACGGATTGACACTCAAGGAGCACTTTTCTTCCTTGGAATTCTTTTATCTGTTAGCAG CCTGGAGGCGGCAGGAATTCTTCGGGAATTAGCAAACTACCTGGATGCTCATATTCCCAATATTGAACTGATTGCAAGTTCAATAGGAATTGTCTCAGCAATTATAGACAATGTTCCACTGGTTGCTGCAGCTATGGGGATGTACGATGTCGCCTCTTTTCCCCAGGACTCTGAGTTTTGGCAGCTGGTTGCATATTGtgctggtactggtggatccatgcTTGTTATTGGTTCTGCAGCCGGAGTTGCTTTTATGGGGATGGAAAAGGTGGACTTCTTCTGGTACTTTCGCAAG GTGAGTGGGTTTGCTTTTGCGGGTTATGCTGCTGGTATTGCAGCCTATTTAGCAGCTCAAAACCTCCACATCTCGATACCAACAACCGTAGCTCAGGTTCCTTTCCTTTCTGGATCCTGA